Part of the Cyanobacteria bacterium GSL.Bin1 genome is shown below.
GCTAAAATCAGGAAAACCGAGCGTCATGGCAGAGTATTTCACTGATGGCAGTTCATCGCATTCGCGTTGCCAAGAAGCAAGCAAATCTCGTCAAAGCCCTAACGATGGGGGAAGAAACAAAAGGAACCTTTGAAACCTATGCTGATGTCATTATATTTGCTGCTGCTTATGGTGGAAAACATCAGCGCTATATTCCCATTACAACTGGCATCAGTCAAGATCCAGCACCCATTAGTTTAGAAATCTTTCTTTCCCGGGGATATGAATGGTCACTGAAATTGATCACAATCACGTACAGTCAAGATCCAGCACTGCTTTCCCCTTACGATGTTCAAGCACAAGCGCAACGAATCAGGTTAATTGAGGGGTTAGCCAATGGCGGCTTGGAGTTGTTAGAAGATGAATTACGTGGTGCAGTAGATTACAGTGATCGGTTATTGTTAATCTTAAATCAAGAACGTTTTCCGATTGCCCAACCACCACCCGATTTTGATCTCACTCATTTTTTGTAACAATAAAAAATGATACAAGCACTAATTATTTGTGAATGTGAAACATAGTTTTTTGCTCGAACCCGGACAATGGAGATTGAAAGGGTTGTGGTGCGAGACGAATCGCACCACAACCCTTTCAGTTGAGGGAACAGTGACTCTCTCTTGGAATCAACCCAACTGGTTTTGTTGGCATCAACAACTAAAATTCCCTAGCAAGGAACAAAACCTTGATAAAGATCACTTTTCTGACTGTTCTGAAATCAATTTTGTTTATCAGGGATACCTTTCTTTTCCACAAAATCAATATACGTTTGTCCTCAAGCATAATATTTTGGGCAACTTAGAAGGCAATGGCTGGATTAATTCCAGTTGGATTATACAACGCTATTGGGTGCTCAATGACCGAAAGCGTCGCCAAGGATTTGAAACGCTCTATCAAGAAAGTACAGGGACTTATCGTCTTTGTAGTTGTCTCACTTATGGACACCAGATCATGACTACACTTGAAGCAACACTAGTTCGCTCTTCTATATAAGACAATTATAATTACTGGACAAGATCAAAAGACAAATGGTAACAAATTAGTAAGCCAAAACCGATCATGATAGCGAAAAAGGGAATTAAAATTAGGCAAGAGTGAACTATAAAAAATTAGGAAGGATATTTCACTCTCTTCATTTGAATCATTGTCTTCATCTTCCAAGTTTTCTTGTTCTTCACATGCATGTTATCTCTGAAAAATGACTGAAGACCGTAACGAGGGTCGTTTACTCGCAAACCGTTATCGCATAATCGAATTGGTTGGAAAAGGCGCGATGGGCCAAGTTTATCGTGCTGAAGATATTGTTTTAGGAGGCTTGACGGTTGCTGTCAAGTTCGTTTCTCAAGCCGTCCTGAATGAAAAACGACGCACTCGCTTTGAGCAGGAAGCAAAAGTCTGCGCCTTACTCGGAGAAAGAAGTATTCACATTGTCCAAGTTCGAGACTATGGCGTTGATGAATATGATGTTCCCTTTTATGCGATGGAATTTTTACAGGGAAAAGGACTGAATGAACTGATTAAACATCGTCCGCTTTCTCTAAAGCGTTTCTTACGTTTAACTCGTCAAATTTGTTTAGGACTACAGTGCGCCCACCAAGGCATTTTCTTCAAAGGAGAATTGTGTCCAATTATTCACCGCGATATCAAGCCCAGCAATATTTTAGTGATTCAAGACCCCACTCTGGGAGAGATGGTGAAAATTCTCGACTTTGGGATTGCAAAATTGATTCAAGCCGGCGGCGATCAAACTCATTCCTTCCAAGGCACCCTTGCTTATTGTTCTCCAGAACAAATGGAAGGAAAAGAGCTGGATCATCGCTCGGATATCTATAGCTTGGGAGTAATGATGTATGAAATGATTACTGGGGAAATGCCCATTCTTCCCGAAAATAATTCCTTTGGGGCTTGGTATCAAGCCCATCGTTACTTCCTACCTGAACCATTTCGGGATGATCTCAACCTTCCCGAATCTCTACAAAATTTTATTGATCGGTGCTTAGCGAAAGAGCCAGAAAATCGTCCGCAAGGCATGGATGAAGTCTTGCAAAGCTTAACGTCAATTGAGGAAGAGATTGCAAAAAGTAAATCTCTTTCTGATCGTCCAACCGCCAACGCTCCCGATTATGCGAAGACCCATCCCGCTCAAACGACGACGGCAACTGATGAAAACTATTATTTGCATGCCTCTTGGCCACCAGATAAACCGCGCCAAAAGATTGTATTTCCTCGTTTAATTAATTCAGACCAGAATGTATTTCCCTCTTTATGGGTCATGTTAGACAAACAAGATATTGAAAAGCGCTTGTTGAGTACGCGATATAATCAATTTTTATTTATTATGTCTCCTCATCCCATGGTGCTCTGGATTACAGCGTTATACAATCCAGACTACGGAACGCGTTGGTTACCTTGTTATTTGGATTTAAAAACAAGTAGTGGACAACGCACGGCTCGCGCTTTAGGGGAGTTAGGTTATTATCGCATTTTATTTTTTGCCCTCGAATCTCCCGGTACCTGTCAACATGTCCTGACTGCCACGATTGCGGGAGCACAACGTCAAAAACTCCAGGATTGGGCACAATCGAGTCAAGCTTGGGAATCTCACGCGAGCCCTCAAATGAGTAAGCAACTCCTCCGACGAGAATTTGAAAATATCAAGCCCAAGATTCAGTTTAAGTTAGAGTCTATGGGAACCGATGCACCGAGCAATGTTTCCGGGCTTTAGAAAAGATTCAACATTTATGATCGCGCTTGGGAGAAAAAGAGAACCGGATACCAACTGCTACGGAGGATTTCATTGGCTAAACTTTGTACCGTCCACTCTAAGAGTCCTCCCCGATCATCAGACCCCACCGCGATCGCGCTGACATCCTTAGTTAATACCCCGTTGAGAATTTCTAAGGTGGGATTGCCAATTCGCACCTGCGTACTGACTTTGACACCAATACTTTCTAAATCTTCTTTTACTTCGGCAATTCGCTTTTCTGCTTCGCGCTGTTTATTTTCAATTGTTTCTTTCGGTAAGCGTCCCGCTTCACTAATCACCCACAAGAGGATACATTCTTCTAAGGTGGAAGTGCCATCATCTTGAACGTATTTTTTAATCTGTTGCACTAAGTATTGAGCGGCTTCGCTATCGTTGTAGGGAATCAGCAGCGATCGCCACAAATGTTGACAGCGCAAATCTAATTCTTCTTTGGTATAAACTGAAATGTGATTGGGGCGGAAAATCATTAGCGGTGCTGAAGTCGCTCGTGCTAAGCTCAGACTAGTACTACCAAAAACTTTCTCTTGTAAAAAGCTCCGAATTGGAGTTCCGGCTAACACCACTTCAATTGCTTCTTGCTCAACAATCCGGGGAATTGTATCGCTTGGCTTTCCGTTGGGAACTTCCACTTTAACTTCTACGCCTTCTGGAACGTTTTCTAGCGCAATTTCAAGTCGCTTCTTCGCTGCTGCTACTTTTTCTTCGTCAACGTGGGGAATCTCTCCTTCTTCCCAATAAGGAACACTGTGGAGAAAAACAATATGATTCAAGCCTGAAGCACTGAGGCTCGGCACAAACGAAGCAAACCGATCTAAGCCGTCAGTAAAATCTGTGCAAATGAGACAACGCTTAAACATGAGTTAGAGAAGGTTTTGACTAAATTCTAGACAAGATGCTGGAAAATTATCCTAACTCTACCATAGACCCAGTTGTCCTCAGTGATCTTCAATCTCTTAATAAATTTTACCTCGATTTACTCGAGTCAGGAACTGAAACGCCCCATATTCCCCAGCTTGCTCAAAGCGGATGAACGAAGCAAGAGAGAGAGGTCGCTCAGCTTAGATGAGCCTTTTGCCCAGGTTATGCTGAGTAGCCTTGGTCAATTCCCCATTCATGTTTGAGGAATTCTTTATACATATTCTCTCGCGCTAGCATTTGCTCATAGAGCTTCACTAAAAACTCTTGGGCTTGCTCTCGGCTCATTTGCTGGACTTGCGTTTCAAAGGAACGAACATTGAATTCTTGCTCTAAGGATAGTTCCATGGTTGACCTCACTATATAAGTTGAACAGGTAAGTCAATTACTTTGTTAACAATTATAAAAAATACTTGACATTTTTTACCATCTTTCCCAAGAAAGAGTTTTTGAGAGAAAGATTCGGTTCTGGCTAATATAGCGAATGACACTCGGTAAAAATTGTTCAGAGTGAACCAAGTAAAGAACTTAACTTTTTTTTCCGAAATAAAATCCCAAAGCAGCAGCAATTAAAATCCCTTGTATTGCGATTAAAAGGGTTAACTCTTCTTGGCGTTGTTCGAGAGGAAGGGCTAAGGTAATCGCAAGAAACGAGCCAATCAAGCTTAATCCGTAGGTGATAACCAGTAAAATCAAAACTGAATTCATATCTTTGTGTGAGAAAATTAATGACCTTTAATCAGCAATCACAACCCATTTCAGAACAGAATGCTGAGGTGAAGAATGACTATACTCTTATATTAAAAAATTTAATGGAAAAAGTTAGAATTACTAATTTTAAACAGTTGAGTCAACAAGCAGGGGTTTCGCAAAAACAAATTCTCAATTTACGTCGGGGAAGGGTGAAGTCAATGCGGGTGGGAGTATTGCTAGCACTGGGGTCCGTTTTGGGGGTGAATATAGATGAGTTGATTAGTTTATTTTCCGGGGAAGCGGTGTCCCCAGAACCTTCTTCGCGAGAACAGTTTCAACGGGAAAGTTTACAGACGATTGAGTCTTGGCTGTTGCAGTGGCCAACAGCCGTTAGCGCGATCGCGCAAAATCCTGATTTACCCGCGCAACGCATTATTAAATTACTTAATCCCTTAGAAAAGTTACTTCAATCGTGGGGCGTGGAAAGAATTGGACAAGTAGGGGAGGAAGTCTCTTATAATCCTCAACAGCACCAACTATTGTCCGGAAATGTCCCACCGGAAACAACAGTGCGGGTGCGCTACGTTGGCTACCGACATGGCGACAAACTTCTGTATCGCGCCAAAGTCGAACCCATAGATTAGTTACAATAGAAAGCATAAGTTTTGGGCACAATCGAGAGGAGAAAATTAAATGCCAGTTGCTGTGGGCGTTATTCAAACGGATGGGTTTCCAGCCGTATTAGCTGCTGCCGATGCCATGGTAAAAGCAGCATCAGTGACCCTAGTGTCTTTTGATAAAGCGGAACGGGCTCAGTTTTTTGTGGCGGTACGAGGCCCGGTTTCAGAAGTAGAACGTTCTATGGAAGCGGGCATTGCTGCAGCAGAAGATAGCTATAACGGAACTGTAATCACCCATTATATGATTCCGAATCCGCCGGATAATGTCGAAACCGTGATGCCAATTGCGTATAGTGACGAAGTTGAACCGTTTCGAGTGTAGAATTATCGTGGCATTGTATAAAAAACAAATTATAAAAATTAAGGAGAAACGTGAATGTCTCTAGATGCAGTAGGTAGCCTTGAAACAAAGGGGTTTCCGGGAGTTTTAGCCGCCGCCGATGCCATGGTAAAAACGGGAAGAGTCACCCTTGTCGGTTATATTCGGGCGGGGAGTGCCCGATTTACCGTTATTATTCGCGGGGATGTCTCGGAAGTGAAAACCGCAATGGATGCCGGAATTCATGCTGTGGATAAAGCTTATGGTGCAACATTAGAAACTTGGGTAATTATTCCTCGTCCTCACGAAAATGTGGAATGCGTCTTACCGATTGCCTATAACGAGAACGTTGAACGATTCCGGGAAACAACGGAACGCCCGCTGATTGGTTCTTCCCAA
Proteins encoded:
- a CDS encoding universal stress protein: MFKRCLICTDFTDGLDRFASFVPSLSASGLNHIVFLHSVPYWEEGEIPHVDEEKVAAAKKRLEIALENVPEGVEVKVEVPNGKPSDTIPRIVEQEAIEVVLAGTPIRSFLQEKVFGSTSLSLARATSAPLMIFRPNHISVYTKEELDLRCQHLWRSLLIPYNDSEAAQYLVQQIKKYVQDDGTSTLEECILLWVISEAGRLPKETIENKQREAEKRIAEVKEDLESIGVKVSTQVRIGNPTLEILNGVLTKDVSAIAVGSDDRGGLLEWTVQSLANEILRSSWYPVLFFSQARS
- a CDS encoding DNA phosphorothioation-associated protein 4, which gives rise to MAVHRIRVAKKQANLVKALTMGEETKGTFETYADVIIFAAAYGGKHQRYIPITTGISQDPAPISLEIFLSRGYEWSLKLITITYSQDPALLSPYDVQAQAQRIRLIEGLANGGLELLEDELRGAVDYSDRLLLILNQERFPIAQPPPDFDLTHFL
- a CDS encoding NblA-related protein — protein: MELSLEQEFNVRSFETQVQQMSREQAQEFLVKLYEQMLARENMYKEFLKHEWGIDQGYSA
- a CDS encoding BMC domain-containing protein, encoding MSLDAVGSLETKGFPGVLAAADAMVKTGRVTLVGYIRAGSARFTVIIRGDVSEVKTAMDAGIHAVDKAYGATLETWVIIPRPHENVECVLPIAYNENVERFRETTERPLIGSSQNRS
- a CDS encoding helix-turn-helix domain-containing protein, whose product is MKNDYTLILKNLMEKVRITNFKQLSQQAGVSQKQILNLRRGRVKSMRVGVLLALGSVLGVNIDELISLFSGEAVSPEPSSREQFQRESLQTIESWLLQWPTAVSAIAQNPDLPAQRIIKLLNPLEKLLQSWGVERIGQVGEEVSYNPQQHQLLSGNVPPETTVRVRYVGYRHGDKLLYRAKVEPID
- a CDS encoding protein kinase — translated: MTEDRNEGRLLANRYRIIELVGKGAMGQVYRAEDIVLGGLTVAVKFVSQAVLNEKRRTRFEQEAKVCALLGERSIHIVQVRDYGVDEYDVPFYAMEFLQGKGLNELIKHRPLSLKRFLRLTRQICLGLQCAHQGIFFKGELCPIIHRDIKPSNILVIQDPTLGEMVKILDFGIAKLIQAGGDQTHSFQGTLAYCSPEQMEGKELDHRSDIYSLGVMMYEMITGEMPILPENNSFGAWYQAHRYFLPEPFRDDLNLPESLQNFIDRCLAKEPENRPQGMDEVLQSLTSIEEEIAKSKSLSDRPTANAPDYAKTHPAQTTTATDENYYLHASWPPDKPRQKIVFPRLINSDQNVFPSLWVMLDKQDIEKRLLSTRYNQFLFIMSPHPMVLWITALYNPDYGTRWLPCYLDLKTSSGQRTARALGELGYYRILFFALESPGTCQHVLTATIAGAQRQKLQDWAQSSQAWESHASPQMSKQLLRREFENIKPKIQFKLESMGTDAPSNVSGL
- a CDS encoding BMC domain-containing protein, producing MPVAVGVIQTDGFPAVLAAADAMVKAASVTLVSFDKAERAQFFVAVRGPVSEVERSMEAGIAAAEDSYNGTVITHYMIPNPPDNVETVMPIAYSDEVEPFRV